Genomic segment of Sphingopyxis lindanitolerans:
CGGCTGTTCCTTGCCGACCGCGGCCTCGCACGCGACCTTCTGGGTCAGCAGGATGCGGCGCAGCGCGACTATCAGCTTGCGCTGTCGATCGCCCCCAATGAGGAGGTGACGCGCCGCTATGCTCTCTCGCTCGGGATCAGCGGCGAAGCCGACCGGGCGGTCGGGCTGCTGACTCCGCAGCTTCGCGCGCAGGAGCGTGCGGCATGGCGGTTGCGCGCGATGATCCTGGCGATGAACGGCCGCGACGCCGAGGCGACCGAGATCGTCAACGCGACGATGCCACCAGCGCTGGCGCAGAATATCCTGCCCTACCTCACGCAGATGGACCGGCTCAATCCGGCGCAGCAAGCCGCCGCGGCGCATTTCGGCCGGTTCCCGACCGGGCAGCTCGGCCCTCGGCGAAAGCCGGTGCAGGTCGCTGCCGCAACGCCGCCGCCTTCGCCACCTCTCCCTGCGACCGAAGCGGGAAAAAGGTCGCAGCGTAGCAGGCCGCCGATATCGGCTTCTCCTAAGCCCGAGCCGAAGCCTGCACCGAAGCCCGCGCCCGCCGCTTCGTCGACGCCGCGTCCGTCCGCCGCGGTCGAACCCCGCCCGCTTGCGGTTCCGCCTGCGCCGATCCCATCCAACGCACCGTCTGTTGCCCCGATCGGCACCAACCCCGCGCAATCGTCGACGCCGGTCGGCCCCGGCTTTTCGATCGCCGATGTCGGGCGCCCCGCGTCGGCGGCGAGTGCCGAACCGATGACGCCGCCGCCTTCGATCGCCCCGGCGGGCAGTAAGGTCGCCCCTGACGCGCCGCTGGCATCGCTCGCCGCCATCGCCAGTTCGATCGAGATTCCGCCGGAAGAGCTCGCGCAGGCCGACAATGCGATCGGTGCCGACATGCTCGCCAAGCTGCGCGAAGATAAGAAGCGCGCCGACGCCGCCGAGGAGGCGAAGCGCGAAAAGGAAGAGGCCGCCGCCAAGGCGAAAGCCGAAGCCGATGCGAAGGCCAAGGCCGAAGCGGCCGAAAAGAAGGCGAATCCCGCCCGGGTCTGGGTGCAGGTCGCGACCGGCGCCAATGCGAAGGCGCTGGCGTTCGACTATGGCCGGTTCGCGAAGAAGAATCCTGCGCTTTTCAAGGGCAAATCGGCCGCGACCACCGAATGGGGTCAGACGCGGCGCTTGCTCGTCGGGCCATTCAAGGACCATAAGGCGG
This window contains:
- a CDS encoding SPOR domain-containing protein, giving the protein MRRLSAAAGLLLLTSVVAVPAFAIQAATPDAATKAAMDKRTAARTLLSSALGRLAANSNDAAALLDAGRASIDLEDYRAATGFLTRAEQASPRDGAVKAALGSAMVHMESPTRALDYFGEAQLLGAPERLFLADRGLARDLLGQQDAAQRDYQLALSIAPNEEVTRRYALSLGISGEADRAVGLLTPQLRAQERAAWRLRAMILAMNGRDAEATEIVNATMPPALAQNILPYLTQMDRLNPAQQAAAAHFGRFPTGQLGPRRKPVQVAAATPPPSPPLPATEAGKRSQRSRPPISASPKPEPKPAPKPAPAASSTPRPSAAVEPRPLAVPPAPIPSNAPSVAPIGTNPAQSSTPVGPGFSIADVGRPASAASAEPMTPPPSIAPAGSKVAPDAPLASLAAIASSIEIPPEELAQADNAIGADMLAKLREDKKRADAAEEAKREKEEAAAKAKAEADAKAKAEAAEKKANPARVWVQVATGANAKALAFDYGRFAKKNPALFKGKSAATTEWGQTRRLLVGPFKDHKAAQDWLADYKKAGGDAFLFNSEAGQDVDPVQ